Proteins from a single region of Belliella baltica DSM 15883:
- a CDS encoding formimidoylglutamase encodes MNLKSFFEPVPEIITNQKFAHNSFFNFIHFHGDTFPDIKGVQIAIVGLSEKRGMKHADTIERSAIEIREKLYHLKKGEALYKIVDLGDLLSGDTLEESIEILKTVGEFLLKKQILPIYIGGSHDLDYGQYLSYQKLKKLVSLVTVDAKIDMEEDGLPYQTHTQNIILHQPNFLFNYSHLAYQSFLVDKDLINVMEKLYFDHIRLGNVRANFKEIEPLIRNADLMSFDVCAIQSSDAPGAADAQPFGLTGEEACQICRFAGMNEKLSSFGIYGYQPYYDDSRNKTASIIATMIWYFIEGFYDRKDSLSFKSNDYIKYTVSLDTKPSIIIFYKSKRSDKWWMEIPQNDQEKFERTTIIPCSYKDYQMAQSGEIPERWINAQLKLF; translated from the coding sequence ATGAATCTCAAATCTTTCTTTGAGCCAGTTCCTGAAATTATCACCAATCAGAAATTTGCACACAATTCTTTCTTTAATTTTATTCATTTTCATGGGGATACTTTTCCCGACATAAAAGGTGTACAGATTGCGATTGTAGGCTTATCCGAAAAAAGAGGGATGAAGCATGCTGATACAATAGAAAGATCTGCCATTGAGATTAGAGAAAAACTCTATCACCTTAAAAAAGGTGAAGCATTGTATAAGATAGTGGATCTTGGAGATCTCCTTTCTGGGGATACCCTAGAAGAATCTATCGAAATACTCAAAACTGTTGGTGAGTTTCTCTTGAAAAAGCAAATCCTTCCAATTTATATTGGAGGATCGCACGACTTGGATTACGGACAGTATCTCTCTTATCAAAAATTAAAGAAACTCGTCAGCCTGGTAACTGTTGACGCCAAAATAGACATGGAAGAGGATGGGCTTCCTTATCAAACTCACACGCAAAATATCATACTTCACCAGCCCAATTTCCTTTTTAATTATTCCCATTTGGCATATCAAAGTTTTTTGGTGGACAAGGACTTAATCAATGTGATGGAGAAATTATATTTTGATCATATCAGACTTGGTAATGTAAGAGCAAATTTCAAAGAAATTGAACCCCTAATCAGAAATGCAGATTTGATGAGTTTTGACGTTTGTGCGATCCAATCTTCCGATGCTCCAGGTGCTGCAGATGCTCAGCCTTTTGGATTGACAGGGGAAGAGGCTTGTCAGATTTGTCGATTTGCTGGAATGAATGAAAAATTGAGCTCTTTTGGGATTTATGGCTATCAACCATATTATGATGATAGTAGAAATAAAACAGCCTCAATCATTGCTACCATGATTTGGTATTTTATTGAAGGTTTTTATGATAGGAAAGATAGTCTAAGTTTCAAAAGTAATGACTATATAAAGTATACTGTCTCCTTGGATACAAAGCCCTCCATTATCATCTTTTATAAAAGTAAAAGAAGTGATAAATGGTGGATGGAAATCCCTCAAAATGATCAAGAGAAGTTTGAAAGAACGACCATAATCCCATGCAGCTACAAGGATTACCAAATGGCACAATCAGGTGAAATCCCAGAAAGATGGATCAATGCCCAATTAAAATTGTTTTGA
- the nqrF gene encoding NADH:ubiquinone reductase (Na(+)-transporting) subunit F, whose protein sequence is MGSVIITSIVAFTLIILLLVFILLFAQSKLVNSGDVKIIINGDESNPIVTSAGSTLLNTLGNKKIFLPSACGGGGTCAMCKCVIEDGGGEVLPTEEGHLSRAEKQGNVRLSCQVKVKQDMKIRIPEEIFGIKKWECEVISNYNVSTFIKEFKVKLPEGENLDFESGGYIQIDVPAITVNFKDMDITPHPDLGHPKDVYQSDWDKFGLWDLVMKNDEELFRAYSMANHPAEGNIVMLTIRIATPPWDRANNKWMDVNPGVCSSYVFAQKPGDKVTISGPYGEFHINPTDREMIYIGGGAGMAPLRSHIFHLFHTEKTDRKVSYWYGGRSKKELFYTPQFRDIEKDFPNFNFHIGLSEPLPEDNWKVKKSLDDREGDGYVGFIHQVLYDNYLKDHPEPDEVEFYLCGPPLMNAAVLKLLDDMGVPQENIRFDDFGG, encoded by the coding sequence ATGGGTTCAGTAATTATTACCTCGATTGTAGCATTTACACTGATTATTCTGCTACTCGTTTTTATCCTTTTGTTTGCCCAATCTAAGCTAGTCAACTCTGGAGATGTCAAAATCATCATTAATGGTGATGAGAGCAATCCAATTGTGACATCTGCTGGTTCAACTTTGTTGAATACCTTGGGTAACAAAAAAATCTTCTTGCCATCCGCTTGCGGTGGAGGGGGTACTTGCGCAATGTGTAAGTGCGTCATAGAAGATGGTGGTGGAGAAGTTCTTCCTACAGAAGAAGGTCACTTGAGTAGAGCAGAAAAGCAAGGTAATGTAAGACTTTCATGTCAAGTAAAAGTAAAACAAGACATGAAAATCAGAATTCCAGAAGAAATATTTGGAATTAAGAAATGGGAATGTGAAGTTATTTCAAACTATAACGTATCCACATTTATTAAAGAATTTAAAGTTAAACTTCCAGAAGGTGAAAATCTAGATTTTGAGTCTGGAGGATATATCCAAATTGACGTTCCAGCTATAACTGTCAATTTCAAGGATATGGACATCACACCTCACCCAGACTTGGGTCACCCTAAAGATGTTTATCAAAGTGATTGGGATAAGTTTGGTCTTTGGGATCTAGTGATGAAGAATGACGAAGAGTTGTTTAGAGCCTACTCAATGGCAAACCATCCTGCAGAAGGAAATATTGTTATGTTGACCATTCGTATTGCTACTCCACCATGGGATAGAGCGAATAACAAATGGATGGATGTAAATCCAGGAGTTTGTTCTTCATACGTGTTTGCTCAAAAGCCAGGTGATAAAGTGACCATTTCGGGTCCTTATGGTGAATTCCATATCAACCCAACTGATAGAGAAATGATCTACATCGGTGGTGGTGCAGGAATGGCTCCACTTAGATCTCATATTTTCCATTTATTCCATACAGAGAAAACAGACAGAAAAGTATCTTATTGGTATGGTGGTAGATCCAAAAAAGAGTTGTTCTATACTCCTCAGTTTAGAGATATCGAAAAAGATTTCCCAAATTTCAATTTCCACATAGGCTTATCTGAGCCACTTCCAGAAGACAATTGGAAAGTCAAAAAATCTTTGGACGATAGAGAAGGTGATGGATATGTTGGATTTATCCACCAAGTACTTTACGATAATTATTTGAAAGATCACCCAGAGCCAGATGAAGTTGAATTTTACCTTTGTGGTCCTCCATTGATGAATGCAGCAGTATTGAAGCTTCTAGATGATATGGGAGTTCCTCAAGAGAATATCAGGTTTGATGACTTTGGAGGTTAA
- the accD gene encoding acetyl-CoA carboxylase, carboxyltransferase subunit beta — protein sequence MAWFKRTDKGIKTSTEEKKDAPDGLWFKTPKGNIIHTRELKHNSYVCPDDDYHVKIGSKEYFEILFDGNKFKEIDANMTSGDPLKFVDTKPYTSRIDATIAKTELNDAVRTAVGKMNGLDLVVSCMDFNFIGGSMGSVVGEKIARAIDYSLKEKIPFLMISKSGGARMMEAGFSLMQMAKTSAKLALLDKAGIPYISLLTDPTTGGVTASYAMLGDFNIAEPGALIGFAGPRVIRETIGKDLPKGFQSSEFVLEHGFLDFIIDRRQLKNRLTTLLNLLNN from the coding sequence ATGGCTTGGTTTAAAAGAACAGATAAAGGAATAAAGACCTCAACAGAGGAAAAGAAAGATGCTCCTGATGGCCTGTGGTTTAAAACACCTAAGGGAAATATCATTCATACACGTGAATTAAAGCATAATTCTTACGTTTGTCCCGATGATGATTACCATGTAAAGATTGGGTCAAAAGAATATTTTGAAATATTATTTGATGGAAATAAATTTAAGGAAATAGATGCCAATATGACATCTGGAGATCCTTTGAAATTTGTCGATACCAAACCATATACATCGAGAATTGATGCAACTATTGCCAAGACAGAATTGAATGATGCTGTAAGAACAGCAGTAGGGAAAATGAATGGTTTAGACCTAGTTGTTTCTTGTATGGACTTCAACTTTATTGGAGGATCCATGGGTTCGGTCGTTGGAGAGAAAATTGCAAGAGCAATTGATTACTCACTAAAAGAGAAAATTCCATTTCTGATGATTTCAAAATCAGGAGGCGCAAGGATGATGGAAGCAGGATTTAGCTTAATGCAAATGGCAAAAACCTCTGCTAAACTCGCTCTTCTAGACAAAGCAGGAATCCCATACATTTCATTATTAACTGATCCTACTACCGGTGGAGTTACCGCTTCTTATGCCATGTTAGGGGATTTCAACATAGCAGAGCCCGGAGCCTTAATTGGGTTTGCCGGTCCTAGGGTTATTAGAGAAACCATAGGTAAAGATCTACCCAAAGGATTTCAGAGTTCTGAGTTCGTTTTGGAACATGGATTTTTAGATTTTATCATCGATAGAAGGCAGTTGAAGAACAGATTGACAACTTTGTTAAACTTACTGAACAATTAA
- a CDS encoding carbon starvation CstA family protein, with protein sequence MNLITLLSLSAFVLIAAYFIYGKYVFKKFKLDNKNITPSHQLSDGIDYIPSKPIVVLGHHFASIAGAGPIVGPIIALTFGWIPAVIWILVGGIFFGAVHDLGSMAASLKNQGKSIGVIIQNNIGYRGKQLFILFSFSTLILIIGVFADIIAKTFVSNPGVASASLLFIFLAVLFGFVSKAVGDKKMAFIIISIIGIVLMYYFVYLGMLFPIVLDYQTWIYILLAYAFIASVSPMSMLLQPRDYLNSFLLYGLIIAAVIGVFIANPTIVMDNDIHFTSENLGYIFPVLFVTIACGAISGFHSLVASGTTSKQIDKEGDAKIVGFGGMLIESFLAIIAVAAVVVLSRAEYLEKIDTLGPVPLFANGLGNIISSLGISEGFGIGFVALTVSAFALTTLDTCTRLARFTFQEYFEDVKNPIGVKLAKNRYLSTSIVIVLSVLLLTSGGFSVLWPIFGSANQLLAALALLAISVYLIRQKTNATFVLIPMFFMFTVTLTSLALFAWKNFQEQGYILTGIAVILFILSLALILLAGKSLRKETSLLG encoded by the coding sequence ATGAATCTGATCACCTTATTGAGTCTTTCTGCTTTTGTATTGATTGCTGCATATTTCATTTATGGTAAATATGTTTTTAAAAAATTTAAACTTGACAATAAGAATATCACGCCCTCACATCAGCTATCTGATGGTATTGACTACATCCCAAGTAAGCCAATAGTTGTATTGGGGCATCATTTCGCATCTATTGCAGGTGCTGGGCCTATAGTAGGGCCAATCATTGCATTGACATTTGGATGGATTCCTGCTGTGATTTGGATTCTAGTGGGAGGGATATTTTTTGGTGCAGTTCATGATTTAGGTAGTATGGCTGCCTCTTTAAAAAACCAAGGAAAATCTATTGGAGTAATTATCCAAAATAACATCGGATACAGAGGTAAGCAACTTTTTATACTTTTCAGCTTTTCAACCTTGATTCTCATCATTGGTGTTTTTGCAGATATCATCGCCAAAACTTTTGTGAGTAATCCTGGAGTTGCGTCGGCATCTTTGCTCTTTATTTTCTTGGCTGTATTATTTGGGTTTGTAAGTAAGGCTGTTGGAGATAAAAAAATGGCATTCATCATCATTTCCATTATTGGAATCGTCTTGATGTATTACTTTGTGTATTTGGGAATGCTATTTCCAATCGTCCTAGATTATCAAACTTGGATTTACATTTTACTAGCTTATGCATTTATTGCTTCGGTTAGTCCCATGTCCATGCTGCTTCAGCCAAGGGATTATTTAAATAGCTTTTTACTTTATGGATTAATCATAGCCGCGGTTATTGGTGTTTTTATCGCCAACCCTACTATCGTCATGGATAATGACATTCATTTTACTTCTGAGAATTTGGGATATATTTTCCCTGTTCTATTTGTAACTATCGCCTGTGGCGCAATCAGTGGGTTTCACTCTTTGGTCGCTTCAGGAACTACTTCAAAGCAAATAGACAAAGAAGGTGACGCTAAAATCGTGGGTTTTGGAGGCATGCTGATTGAATCTTTTCTCGCAATTATTGCTGTTGCAGCGGTAGTTGTCCTATCAAGAGCGGAGTATCTAGAGAAAATAGACACTTTAGGCCCCGTGCCTTTGTTTGCGAATGGCTTGGGAAATATTATCTCTAGCTTAGGGATATCAGAAGGGTTTGGGATTGGATTCGTTGCATTGACAGTATCCGCATTTGCTTTGACAACTTTGGATACTTGTACACGATTGGCTCGATTCACCTTTCAGGAATATTTCGAAGATGTGAAAAATCCTATCGGTGTGAAGCTTGCAAAAAATCGCTACCTCTCAACAAGTATTGTCATTGTACTTTCTGTTCTTTTATTGACATCTGGAGGATTCAGTGTCTTGTGGCCCATCTTCGGATCCGCAAACCAACTTTTGGCAGCATTGGCATTATTGGCAATCTCAGTTTATCTCATCAGACAAAAGACCAATGCTACCTTTGTCTTGATTCCGATGTTCTTTATGTTTACAGTTACTTTGACTTCCTTGGCATTATTTGCTTGGAAGAATTTCCAAGAGCAAGGATATATTTTAACTGGAATCGCAGTGATACTATTTATTTTATCATTGGCTTTGATTCTTTTGGCAGGGAAAAGTTTGAGAAAGGAGACTAGTCTTTTAGGCTAA
- a CDS encoding transporter, protein MKRLLPIILGMIVLFFVQTQIHAQGCVAIRQFSGIGNAVGQGNILEKGEWNISSNYRYFKSFRHFSGTEEHPNRVADNTEVINWSHGVDLNVSYAISERAYAVVSLPFAYNERSSLYEHGRNSRHKTYSKGLADMRIGAGYWLLPSEKAKKGNTAIGFGIKIPTGDYNAQSTFYNVGPNGTSEVRPVDQSIQLGDGGLGLIVDAQGIWNLRSNFFLYYDGFYMFNPRNTNGTMTNRSRASESIMSVPDQFAFRAGLFKPIPRLHGLGISLGGRAEGIPIRDLIGESDGFRRPGYIVSVEPRISYMLGNFTTTLTVPVALIRNRTRSLTDIIESTPENRRHGDAAFADYLINMNLAWRIPKKVKEVFNSID, encoded by the coding sequence ATGAAAAGATTATTACCAATAATCCTTGGTATGATTGTACTTTTTTTTGTACAAACTCAAATCCATGCGCAAGGTTGCGTGGCGATTAGGCAATTTTCGGGTATAGGAAATGCAGTTGGACAAGGAAATATCCTTGAAAAAGGAGAATGGAATATTAGCTCAAATTATCGCTATTTTAAGTCATTCCGACACTTCAGCGGTACAGAAGAGCACCCAAATCGAGTTGCAGACAATACCGAAGTGATTAACTGGTCGCATGGAGTGGATCTCAATGTAAGTTATGCCATTTCGGAGAGAGCTTATGCTGTAGTTTCATTGCCTTTTGCTTACAATGAAAGAAGTTCTTTATATGAACATGGAAGAAATTCACGCCATAAGACTTATTCTAAAGGATTGGCAGATATGCGAATTGGGGCTGGCTATTGGTTGCTACCTTCAGAAAAAGCGAAGAAAGGAAATACAGCAATAGGTTTTGGAATCAAAATTCCAACGGGCGATTACAATGCTCAAAGCACATTTTATAATGTAGGTCCAAATGGTACTTCAGAAGTAAGACCTGTTGATCAATCTATTCAGTTAGGAGATGGTGGATTGGGACTGATAGTAGATGCGCAGGGGATTTGGAATTTGCGCTCTAATTTCTTTTTATACTATGATGGATTCTATATGTTTAATCCAAGAAATACCAATGGGACTATGACAAATAGGAGCAGAGCATCTGAATCAATCATGAGTGTTCCTGATCAATTTGCTTTTAGAGCAGGTCTTTTTAAGCCAATTCCTAGGCTTCACGGACTGGGAATTTCATTGGGAGGAAGAGCTGAAGGAATTCCAATAAGAGACTTGATTGGAGAAAGTGATGGGTTTCGTAGACCGGGATATATTGTTTCTGTTGAGCCAAGGATAAGTTATATGCTGGGTAATTTTACCACGACTTTAACTGTTCCAGTGGCATTAATCAGGAATAGAACACGAAGTTTGACTGACATCATTGAGTCCACTCCTGAAAACCGAAGACACGGTGATGCTGCTTTTGCAGATTATCTAATCAATATGAATTTGGCTTGGAGGATTCCGAAGAAGGTTAAAGAAGTATTTAATAGTATTGATTAA